Genomic DNA from Bacillota bacterium:
TACGGTTCTAAGGAAACGGTTCACATCCTACGAGGAGTTCGAGGCGGACGCGGACACCAGGGAACTGGTGGTGCATCACCTGCGCATCGCCCTGGAATGCGTCCTTGACGTATGCCGTCACTTCCTGGCCACAAAGGGTGTGAGCCTGTCCGAACTCGACACCACGAACCTCATTGAACTGGCGGGCGACCGGGGACTGCTCGACGTGGCCTTCGCCCGCAAGATCCGCGGCATGGCCGGCATGAGGAACGCCATCGTCGGCGTATACTGGAGGCTCGACTACCAGGCGATTTACGAGACCGTCACGCAGAAGCTCGGCGACTTCGACGAGTTTGCCCGGCAGGTGAAGCGGTACCTCGCGAGCGAGGATGCCAGCGCCTTAGGGCCCGTCAAGGGGCTGGTACACCGTGGATAGCGCGATTCAGTCTTTGCTGAGGGAGTTCGCCGGGGAATTGCGGACCACCTACGGGAGCCGCCTTCGTGGGGTCTATTTGTTCGGGTCATACGCACGGGGTGAGGCAGACCCGGAGTCGGACGTGGATGTCCTTGTCGTGCTGGACCATATCGAGAGATATGGGCTGGAGATTGACCGAACGGGGGCATTTACTGCCGAATTGGCCCTAAAGTATGGGGTAAGCATCAGTCGGGTCTTC
This window encodes:
- a CDS encoding nucleotidyltransferase domain-containing protein; amino-acid sequence: MDSAIQSLLREFAGELRTTYGSRLRGVYLFGSYARGEADPESDVDVLVVLDHIERYGLEIDRTGAFTAELALKYGVSISRVFVSHQEWSRGESAFLANVKEEAVPA